GACCCTGTACTATCATTACTTCCAACGTCAGCTTACCTAACTACTACTAGGTTCAGGAATTATGCGATGGTTCTAGACTTtttgaacccagctgtagctattttttttttcagaatatcgatacctcctattcccttggcacAAACATTCCTTTCACATCACAAAAACGCAAGTAATTTTTACCCGGTTATGTTGTCGAATAACCGTATTAAACTTCTACCGCCACAGGGCTGGCCTGGcggccctcccctctgtgcccaatCTGTGGGGAAGATGAAACCATAGatcattttttttgttattctgCCACCGTATCtcttctttaaggaaacacaTTTAGCATCAAGGTTTACACAACTTGGTTTGAATTTTTCCGTTCTAAATATCCTTTCTCTAGgggcctcctctcttggaaactGCCACAGAGATGTTTGCTCAGCCATGGAGGATTTCATAGCTGGTTCAGGAAGAGTTGCTAAAGTTCTCAATACGGTATTTTTATTCATTTCCTCCTGACAATTTTACTCATTCTAGTAACAAACAAGCTTACCAATACCACCCAAATATTGGCCCATCCCCCCGCAGTCGGTGTGCGCCATCGTAGAAAGAAAAGCAAACCAAGCCAAACCTATGTCTGGAGGCCATAACAATTTCACCACTTTCCTCGGAAAATgactttttcgtttttttctcggCAGAGACTCTTCTGCACGCATCTGCGAATGTCGACTCAGATCAATACCGCACGAGACTGTAATACTGAGCTTCTGTCGATGCTACAACAGAAAATGCCATTAAGAATTGGCTAAGGCCTCTCTTCGCAGCTGACCTATAAAGCGGCACCGAATTGAAATAGTTTGAAAGAAGGCAACGGTAAAAATCGGCGACGGGTTacgaaagagaaggaaaaacagTAGCTCTCCATTTGTTTCTACCGGGGAGCAGATTGCTCGCGCATGTCTTTGAATGTTTACTCGAATAGATACCAGAAGAAATAGTGCACGACTTGCCGCGTATAATACTGGGCCACTTACGGTGTCCCTGCTTCATACTTGTGCCATATTCTCCactcattttatttatttcattaggTTGACGTATGCCTCAACTGTACTGTATTTGATACATATTCGCTAGTTGGTATTTGACCACGTGGGAAAGCGCGCCACGCTTTATGTGCAGAAACAGCTATTTACCGCAGATGCATTAGATTTACCTTTTTGAaataagagtagaacgcgatagcgttatcgggacccgttcacatcgcatcgttcgcatacggcaagtaggcttcagtcactgcaacactgaacgtgggaaggccagcttagaaagaccaagcttacaccgatccccttaaagtcagcttcacttttaaactgaaatgcattgctggaaagacgtttttcccggggcaatataagtggtctcgtattaaaatgtgaaggccctagcaccttttttttaattattttattaattttttgttattgccccgacacgcgcatgcctggtagaaatgtttgagtttcctcgtagcagaatccggttttctcgtacattcaaattacaacccaACGCCGATTGGtcaacaatccgacggcgaatccgacgccgaagggtaaagtcgtactttaccattttcatGCCGGATTTCACTaggataaattcaatttttgttcaccataaccttgcaccacgtggagggcctgcgcggtcgatgtggttgaatGATTTTCACTGCCACCcccgatcacacgccggttgccgacgccggattttctgagacccggggccctaaacactatcgcgttaaaaacttCGAGGCTACTTACCAAACTCCGAGCTCTAACTCGATAGCCAGTGGTGCTGCGCCCACGTGATCTGTCATCGAAGCAGTTTTAATCTTGTTTTTATTTAACATAATTAGCAGACGTAAGAACCTGGgaagctttcttttcctttttttttcaccagcagAAGACAACACATTTCAACATTTCGAACATTTTACTTATATTGTCGCGTAGGCGTTAGAATGGAAATAAAATAGAATCGCGCTCGAGGTTCACGACTATATGCAGCGACAGCAAGCATGAAtaaaataaatttatttttttCAAACACACGAACACGTGTCGCCAAAATCTCACGTGACAATAAATAATGAACaaggcagcattttttttttttacgtttgaaCATGGGTGACATACTACAAAGCTAAAGTCGACATACGAGAGCGAGTGACACTTCCTATTGACACGCTAAACAGAATAAATTGGTATACATACCACCAGCttattattatcttttttttcattatttacaTCGAACGCATGTTTTTCAAAGATCGCCTGTGACAGACAAACTTTTTCTGCCTGTTCACATTGCATTTCTGAACGAGGCAGAAACTACCTGCATAAGAAATTATAAAGTTAAATTGGCTAAAtaaaattatttattattttttataattATGTACTTGaaggcacatgttgcaattaCAAAATTGAAGCTGAGCACTGGTGATGTCATGTTTCCATAGCAGACGTTACATGGCTATCACCTCTTTCAGCATATTCGGATGGAAAGTGTGCAACGAAATACATTGACTTTCCAATTAATAGTTTCCCAGAAGTGTGCGTCAATTAGTTCGAGACAGcgctaactggaacgccagtatATCTTTAGCATTTGTTTAGGCCGAATATCTCGAATGTGGAGCAAGTTTAAAAATTTCTGCTAAGCTTGGAGGACTTTAATGCTTCTCGGCTTAGATATCGTAATGTCAACATGTGTCCTGtagtgaataattaaaaatttaattagtagATCTTCCTAAAGAGCTTGTAGGCAAGTAATGCCCGTATTATCAGATAATCCAGCTCAACAGATTGAATTGCAAGATATGCTCCATGGGAATGATTACCGAGAAAATGTTTTCGAAGTGATGGCGGTGACGTCACACCACATCACCGTTACGTCGGTTTGATGTCTGCCATGAGGACTGTTTTCCAATTTATGACCGTGGCATCAGACGTAAAGGCTTTGTTGCTGTAACTTCCATAGGGACATCACAGTAAAGAGACAAATTTTGTCAAGACGCTTATACATTCCTTTTTTCATGCTGACTTTGCTTCGGTCAACTTGAATGCGCGTATATCTGTATTCCATCTGTACCTGCAATTGTTTTTCTTGCATTGGCATGTACATAGATGTGCGCCAAAGTAATTCTAATCATGTTTAAATTTTTGTTGTATCCTACACTACTTCATATCGTCATGTAAAAAATATTCAGTACCTTTATTCAAGCCACAGTGGATTTTAGAGTAGCTGCTATAAATGCAATATAtacttcttttttgtgtgtgtgggatGTTCACATCGCTACGTTGATACGGCCTCACCATTACTGATCATGTTAGCGCCACCATTGCGTTTCTGGAAAGCTATATGCTGGACAAAACAGGAAGTAATACACTCATACGTAGTACGAAACCACATGCAAATGGATATGGAAAGTATGATCCAAAGTTTAATTGCATTCTAGCAAGTTGTTTAGCCGGAAGACCCATGTATGCAGGTCGCTCTTGTTCGTGCATTTAATGCATGGGTCTCTCTCGAAGATATAGTTCTATATGCTGTGACCATGGTAAAGCTTCAAATTACATAGAGCCTGCAACTATTATTCGTAGGAATTAAGTCGTTCTATTCGAGGCAGAAGAATTCGACTGGTGTTTAGTGCGTGAGATATTCGAACAGGTCTGGATACTCTTACTTATTTTTTGTTCTATCGCCATTTccgcctctctctttctctctctctctctctctctcttagattCCTATGTGAAGCTTAGCTCTTCATGTCATAAATTGCGAATGGAGGAGACAATGTTATATATGCACGAAAATAATCTGCTAGAGGTCTGAGGATCAACGCCGTGAAAGTAACTATGCACTACGATGTGTGCCTGCGTTGTATTTAGTCTATTCTGTCTACAAAACGTCATTACACATTGATTTTTAATTACAAATATGCAGAACATCTAGTGAACATTCTACGTTCTACATTAGGGTGCTCTGGCGGCTCTGAGGCCAAGAGTGCCAAACAAAGGCTTGCAATAATTCATCCTGTTTATTGCGCCTAGGATACAAGCTGCGCTTTACCTTGTGCCGTACCCCACTGCGATTTACATCTTATGGTGCGTTCATAAAGAGAGTATCAAAATAGGTACAGTGGTCTAATATTGTTTAGTGTTCAATGTCATTTTGTGCCTAGGAAATCAAGGCCCTGGCTTTAAGACAGGCACTAGGTGCTCGTCACAAGTTGACAGCAGACGtgaaaatacacatggcgcataTTGCCTATGCTCTTCGAAAGTACACTAACATTCTACGAACCTCGACTAGCTTGTTAACAGGAGTAACAGTATGGTACAGCGGCCATAGATAAGCATAACTGCAGCACAACGACGACTCTTCATGTCTTTCAAAGTTTTTATGTGTGGCCAAGTGGAAATTTAGAGGCGCAATGTTGACGTTGCCGCATGTAGGCCGTGTTATTACATATACCAGAGTGCCAACTAACTACCATTGAATTCTTTTTTCAGCAACCTGCGCGTTGAATATGGAAGGCTTGGCGTTCCTCATTACGTACGATGACACTGGAAGCTTGATTCCCTCAAGGGCTTCGCTGCATCTGCAAGCGTAGGCGCTTTCGGCCCTCAAAGCAACGCAAACCGATAGCAATAAATCTCTAGCGGAAGGCTTGCGCGTGTGTCAGGTTTCTTCAAGACTTGTAGCGCTGTCTTCTGCCGAGTAGTATTGTGATAATCCCGCGTTCAAGGCTCAGCTGCTCGTGCCATCAAAGAAAACTTTACCAGAGTTCTAAAAATGAAATCGTCATACCTAGCGTTGGTAAATGGCTATCTGATTCTACATTTCGGGCGCATATTGATTGGCTCAGTTAGAGCAACCAAGGATGCAATTTTAGCCTCGAACCAATCGAGCATTACGCAGTTTTCTTTCACCGAAAAAGCTAGCGAGCTGTAAGTGCCATTTTGATTTAGCCGCATGAGAACGAGCGTACCAAAATATATGTTGCAGATTGAGCTACTTTTTCGCGTAAACGGGAATGGCACTGCTAATTTGCAAGCTGAAATTAAATGAGACATTTCTGCATTCAAACGCTGCATGTCACTCTCAGTGTTTCTCCTCAATTTGTCGCTGTCTCTCGCAACTCTCGCACATTTCCGGAGCAGGTGGCGGCGCTTTTGCCGTCAGATGTCGCCGTCGACGGCGAGACTGCCCCGCCGACCACGGACCGCGGTACGTCACCGTGGCCGTCCGCTTCGAGTTCGAAGAACACGTCAATCGGCGCCAAAGGCCGCACACGTGGGCGTCGCACCAAGCGACTCCCGCACCGCCGTTGAAGGCCAGATAGACGTACGGGTTGACAGCGCTGTTCAGCGCCGATATTACGCCGAAAACCGCGACCAAGTTCGGCCCGAGCTGGACGTTTTCCGCGAACGCCAGCAGCATCTCCTGCACCATGTACGGAAGGTTCGTCACCAGAAACGCTACGAATATCACCACGGCCATCTTGAGCGTCCGCAGGCGCGCCTTCGGCATCGTGCTTCTGGCGCCGTCTACCACGCAGCAGCCGCCGTCAAACGCACCTCCGACCAGCACCTCGGGCTGCCGCGGAGAGGACGAAGCTGAGCCTATCTTCCACATGCGCAGCAGGATGCTCGTATAGAGCGCCACAAGCGCCACCAACGGCACGATGAACACGAACGCGAAGACAAACGCCATGTAGGCTTGCCGGGACGCAGCTGAGTCGTGGTATACGTAGAAGAACGAGGCACAGTAGTACTTGTCCCGGACCACGACGAGCCGAAACACGAACAGGTTCGGCAGGGACGGAACGAGGGACAGCAGCCAGCAGGCCGCCGCCACCGAGCGCGGCTTGGGAGCCGGAGCCAGCGGGTTGCAGATGGCAAAATGGCGGTCCACAGCAATGCCCACCAACATGTACGTGGACGAGACGAGCGCGTACGTCTGCAGCACCTTGAAGACACGGCAGGGGACGTCGCCGGCGATCCACACGCGGCCCATGATCTCCCACAACAGCTGCGAGTTCATGGTGACCAGTGTGACCAGGAGGTCGGCCAGGGCCAGGTTCAGGAAGAGCACCTGGGCCTTGAGCAGACGGTGGCGCCGTGACGTCAGGAGCCTGTAGCAGACCAGTAGGTTGCCCACGAGCGACAGGACGAGCATGACGCCAATAAGGCTGATTCGAAGCGTGCTGGCGTATCGCGGACCGAGCACGACGTCTTCGACGGAGATGGCACCCAGCGACATCGTCTCGTTCTCCGCGCTGGAGAAAAGC
This genomic stretch from Dermacentor silvarum isolate Dsil-2018 chromosome 2, BIME_Dsil_1.4, whole genome shotgun sequence harbors:
- the LOC119441228 gene encoding oxytocin receptor, which encodes MPSDLVLFSSAENETMSLGAISVEDVVLGPRYASTLRISLIGVMLVLSLVGNLLVCYRLLTSRRHRLLKAQVLFLNLALADLLVTLVTMNSQLLWEIMGRVWIAGDVPCRVFKVLQTYALVSSTYMLVGIAVDRHFAICNPLAPAPKPRSVAAACWLLSLVPSLPNLFVFRLVVVRDKYYCASFFYVYHDSAASRQAYMAFVFAFVFIVPLVALVALYTSILLRMWKIGSASSSPRQPEVLVGGAFDGGCCVVDGARSTMPKARLRTLKMAVVIFVAFLVTNLPYMVQEMLLAFAENVQLGPNLVAVFGVISALNSAVNPYVYLAFNGGAGVAWCDAHVCGLWRRLTCSSNSKRTATVTYRGPWSAGQSRRRRRHLTAKAPPPAPEMCESCERQRQIEEKH